Proteins co-encoded in one Armatimonadota bacterium genomic window:
- a CDS encoding manganese ABC transporter ATP-binding protein, translated as MKQAACELRQVWVSYGKTPALRGVSLQVAQGELLGLFGHNGAGKSTLLRTLLGLVPVQSGEVFVDGVPVQKKHLLRLRQQMGYVPQILRVDAGAPVSARDVVMMGQYARIGWGRLPSRQHREAAHHALQAMGVAHLADKPFGHLSGGEQQRVLLARALAQSPRLLLMDEPTNSVDWQFVRELARLIREVHEANALTTIVVSHDAPFLARLCDRVVLMEGGEILGEMPASLLWKRVEQEFV; from the coding sequence ATGAAACAGGCTGCTTGCGAGCTGCGCCAGGTCTGGGTGTCCTACGGCAAAACACCTGCGTTGCGCGGAGTATCTCTACAGGTGGCGCAGGGTGAGTTGTTAGGGCTATTCGGACACAACGGCGCGGGCAAATCGACCCTGCTGCGGACCTTGCTGGGGCTGGTGCCTGTGCAGAGCGGAGAGGTGTTCGTAGACGGCGTGCCCGTGCAGAAGAAGCACCTGCTGCGCTTGCGCCAGCAGATGGGCTATGTACCGCAGATACTGCGGGTGGATGCGGGTGCGCCTGTATCCGCGCGTGATGTGGTGATGATGGGACAGTATGCCCGCATCGGCTGGGGAAGGCTTCCCTCGCGGCAGCACCGGGAAGCGGCGCATCACGCCCTGCAGGCGATGGGTGTCGCACACCTCGCCGACAAGCCTTTCGGACACCTTTCCGGAGGAGAACAGCAAAGGGTGCTGCTGGCACGTGCGCTGGCGCAGTCTCCCCGACTTCTGTTGATGGATGAGCCGACGAACTCGGTGGACTGGCAGTTTGTGCGCGAGCTGGCAAGGCTTATCCGGGAGGTACATGAGGCAAATGCGCTCACCACTATCGTCGTTTCGCATGATGCGCCCTTCCTCGCCCGGTTGTGCGACCGCGTGGTGCTCATGGAAGGGGGCGAAATACTGGGGGAGATGCCCGCGTCTCTGTTGTGGAAACGGGTGGAGCAGGAGTTCGTGTGA
- a CDS encoding cation ABC transporter permease — translation MWFSLWSEGFMQRALLATVLSGVACSLIGVLIVTMRLSFIGVCISHAAFAGALVGLHLGVSPLSSSLVTSLLAAGVLGPLADKGNLSPDTAIGVVFSASIALAFLLLALLPGPKSEALGWLWGNVLTVSRENLWLLAITAGVLALLVLLFFKELQAVLFHRELAAASGLPATALFYGVLICSGVAITASLSAIGGLLVFSMVINPAATAYQLTYRLSRLFLLSVLFAVLAGWTGLALSVLFNLPSGAMIVLVSTAMLLVAVALSPKRRSGGGAR, via the coding sequence ATGTGGTTCTCTCTGTGGAGTGAGGGCTTCATGCAGCGTGCCCTGCTGGCAACGGTGCTGTCGGGAGTGGCTTGCTCGCTCATCGGCGTGCTCATCGTCACCATGCGCTTGTCGTTTATCGGGGTATGCATTTCGCATGCGGCGTTTGCGGGTGCGCTGGTGGGATTGCATCTGGGAGTATCTCCCCTCAGCAGTTCACTGGTGACCAGTCTTCTGGCGGCAGGTGTTCTGGGACCGCTGGCAGACAAGGGCAATCTCAGCCCGGACACAGCAATCGGCGTGGTGTTCTCGGCGTCTATCGCGCTGGCGTTCCTGCTCCTCGCCCTGTTGCCCGGTCCGAAAAGCGAGGCTCTGGGCTGGCTGTGGGGAAATGTACTGACGGTTAGCCGCGAGAACCTGTGGCTGTTAGCAATCACGGCGGGCGTTCTCGCCCTGCTGGTACTGCTCTTTTTCAAGGAGTTACAGGCGGTTCTCTTCCATCGTGAACTGGCTGCTGCGTCGGGCTTGCCCGCGACCGCCCTGTTTTACGGCGTTCTGATATGCAGTGGCGTTGCGATTACCGCTTCGCTCAGCGCCATCGGCGGGCTACTGGTTTTCAGTATGGTCATTAACCCTGCTGCCACAGCGTACCAGCTCACCTATCGCCTGAGCCGACTGTTCCTGCTTTCGGTGCTGTTCGCGGTACTGGCAGGGTGGACAGGGCTTGCACTTTCTGTTCTTTTCAACCTGCCCAGCGGGGCGATGATCGTGCTGGTTTCCACTGCAATGCTGCTGGTAGCGGTTGCTCTATCACCCAAACGTCGTTCTGGAGGAGGAGCGCGTTGA
- a CDS encoding ubiquinone biosynthesis protein UbiE, which yields MSKQKFFDRLAATWDAEERPDISERLARVAALSCLREGQSVLDVGTGTGVLIPHILRAIGQRGIVVAIDISREMLRQAFQKGFPLNVYFLLADMHRLGIRHEAFDRVLCNAVFPHFEHKERALREAWRVLVPGGLLVISHPIGREAVNRLHAQCHPVAEDRVPTAAKMHELLTRLGWVDVEVLDEPEFYLARAWKRA from the coding sequence TTGAGCAAACAGAAGTTCTTCGACAGGTTGGCAGCAACCTGGGATGCGGAGGAACGCCCGGACATCTCGGAGCGTCTGGCTCGAGTGGCTGCGCTGTCATGCCTTCGAGAGGGGCAATCTGTGCTGGACGTGGGAACCGGCACCGGCGTACTCATCCCTCATATCCTGCGAGCGATCGGTCAGAGGGGTATCGTGGTGGCGATAGACATCTCACGGGAGATGCTCCGCCAGGCGTTTCAAAAGGGCTTTCCTCTGAACGTCTACTTCCTGCTGGCGGATATGCACCGGTTGGGCATCAGGCACGAAGCATTTGACCGCGTGCTATGTAACGCTGTTTTTCCGCATTTTGAGCACAAGGAACGTGCTCTGCGCGAGGCATGGCGCGTGCTGGTACCGGGTGGGCTGCTGGTCATCTCACATCCTATCGGTCGGGAGGCGGTGAACCGCTTGCACGCCCAGTGTCACCCTGTCGCTGAGGACCGCGTGCCTACCGCAGCGAAAATGCATGAGCTGCTCACACGCCTCGGCTGGGTGGACGTGGAAGTGCTCGATGAGCCGGAGTTCTACCTGGCACGAGCGTGGAAGAGAGCATAA